Below is a genomic region from Miscanthus floridulus cultivar M001 chromosome 1, ASM1932011v1, whole genome shotgun sequence.
ACAACCAAACACGCAATCACATTACAGTACCTAGCCGTAGCATTGTAGCAACACGCGCACGCCGCAGCCCGCAGGCACTCGCCGCTGCCGCACGGATCACGCAATGCCTCCCACCATGCTCGCGCCGGTGCCCACCAGGCCGCGCTCCAACCCCTTCCGCCGGCGCAGAGGACCTGCTCCGCTGCTCCTCGATCAGACTGCGGCGGCTGCGGCGAAGCGGCCCGCTGAGTCGTCCACCTCAGCCTCCTCCTGCTTCTACAGCGAGGTGATCTCCAACTCCTCCACATCCCTCGCCGCGTATCAGCACCCGGAGAAGAGGCATCGGCGCCAGGACGCGGACGTGGGCGAGGCGCGGCCAGCCGGCTCCGAGTGCTCGGAGGTGATCGGCGGCGCGAGGGTGCGCCCCGCCGAGGTCGAGGCCTCCGAGTCGTCGTGCCTTGGCTCCGTGCTCGAGTCCAACCTCGCCTGCCCGGAGCAGCTCGCCGACGACGCTGAGGCGACTGACTACTCCACCGCGTGCGATGAGCTGACCCCGTCGGAGCCCGATGAGGAGGAGGTGCTCAGCGGTCCCAGCCGCTCCGCGCTCTACTCCCTCAGCCCCCTGATCAGCTCCCCATTGACCGAAGATGACAACGACGACGCGCCCTCCGCGACCTTCTCCCTCTTCCTCGACTTCGCCAAGCAGTTCGTCCCCTGCGTGCACCCAAAAGCGTGTGCCGTCACCAGTACCGCTCTCGATCTCCTGACGGTGAGCGGtttctaagcgatttttttcttCAATTTGTTGGGAGGGGTTCGATTGCATTGATCAGCGCGGTGTTTGATCTGGTAAATTGATAATGTTTTGGTGGGAATGCTTGTGTCAGGGGAGGCGATTTGAGGACTTGGATGACGAGGAGAGCTACGGGCGGTTCCGGCGGCGCGAGCGGCGCGAGGCTGTTGCGCGCGACTACACTGAGGTGTACAGCTCCATACCCGGCAGCTACGGCCCTCTCGTCGTGGAGCAACGTGTTGTCATGGTGAACTGGATCATTGAGGTCAGTGCATACTAAACTCTGTATTCTGCCCGTCATTCTGATCAACAGTTTACCTCAGTTTATGCATCCGATGTGACCGAATTTATACGGTATTAAGGGCTGTACAAGCATATGCGAGTGAGTTCAGACTTGCATTGTGCCGGCGTTGCACCCGTAGCATACGAATCTAGCACCATAGCTGCATGATTGCAGTAAGAGCTGTTGTCTCATGTGAATGCCTTCGTGCTGAGGCAGCAGATTAGTTAGTTCTCTTTCTTATTTTGCACTGGGGTAGTTATCTGCTACTGAACATGTTGTTAACACTAGTTGACGAGTAGATTTCACAATAGCTATGTTATGCAGATGGATGTCGTAGTGTACCTTTTTTCTGCCAATATTCATGCTAGTTCTTATTCTATATCACTGGTTCTGGCAACCAACAGAGCTATGTTTGAATAGTAGGTACTCATGTTTACATGGTCTGTTTGATAAGCAAGGGACAAGCATCTGGTTCAGTTACACAACAATGTTTCTCCGAATTTCTCTCGCATCTGAACCCTTATCTCATCGGCACACTGCTTGCATGTCTGGAATCATATCTTGTAGCAATCAGGATGCTTGAATCTTCAGTATCTAAATATGCAATTTTCTATCTGTAACTCTGTATATACCCTTTATTTCCTATCGATCCCCAATTTAAGCTTTCTGATGTGCTTGGTATTTTTATGAGATTTCAGAGAATCCCTGAAAATACTGTCATCACTGTTTTTACAACTGAAGGTTTGAATTGCGATTAAGCATTACAGTTATATTTCCCTTGTACTCTGCTACAATGATCTCACGACTCAAAATCACGTGATGCAAATTTATGTTTATTCATTTCTAAATTTGTTCCAAAATTAGAGTTTGGTTGCAAGGAGTGACTCTTTGTTATGCAATGCAGCATTCACGTCTGATGAACCTCCAGCCAGTTACAATGTTTATGGGGATTGGATTGATGGACCGCTTCTTGACACAAGGGTATATGAAGGGTTTGAGCAACCTTCAGTTGCTGGGCATTGCCTGCATCGCCCTGGCTACCCGCATTGAAGAGAACCAGCCATACAATTGGTAATGTTCTCCCTTGTATTACATGTTTCAACTTTTATGTCTATTTTTAAGAGATTCTGTTTCTTCA
It encodes:
- the LOC136503589 gene encoding cyclin-SDS-like, which encodes MPPTMLAPVPTRPRSNPFRRRRGPAPLLLDQTAAAAAKRPAESSTSASSCFYSEVISNSSTSLAAYQHPEKRHRRQDADVGEARPAGSECSEVIGGARVRPAEVEASESSCLGSVLESNLACPEQLADDAEATDYSTACDELTPSEPDEEEVLSGPSRSALYSLSPLISSPLTEDDNDDAPSATFSLFLDFAKQFVPCVHPKACAVTSTALDLLTGRRFEDLDDEESYGRFRRRERREAVARDYTEVYSSIPGSYGPLVVEQRVVMVNWIIEHSRLMNLQPVTMFMGIGLMDRFLTQGYMKGLSNLQLLGIACIALATRIEENQPYNCVLQKTFTVGINTYSQSEVVAMEWLIQEVLNFKCFVTTTHHFLWFYLKAANADDKVADLANYLAFLSLRNHKQLSFWPSTVAAAVVALACLATGKESSCHLVMETHMRTQDDDLPECLMCLEWLLNYVP